In the genome of Porphyrobacter sp. ULC335, one region contains:
- the hemW gene encoding radical SAM family heme chaperone HemW — translation MARALYIHWPFCAKKCPYCDFNSHVRDSVDVAGWQAALIADMRAEAEVAGGEALTSIFFGGGTPSLMPPALVAALLAEAERLWGFDPNIEITLEANPSSVEAANFAALAAAGINRVSLGVQSLDDAELRFLGRLHGADEALAALDTAQAHFRRVSFDLIYALPGHTPELWHDRLTRALGFGTGHLSLYQLTIEPGTRFASDVRRGRLVPLDDDEAAQLFDITQELSLAAGLPAYETSNHARAGEESRHNLVYWRYQDYAGIGPGAHGRRGGIATVRHKKPENFLSAVDRQGNGIAEARTLTVSDQAAEALLMGLRLTEGLDLAALSARFALPRAGLIEEAALARLVSLGLMWQDGTRIGVAPAGRGVLDALLGEVVADTLVAA, via the coding sequence GTGGCGCGTGCGCTTTACATCCACTGGCCCTTCTGCGCGAAGAAATGCCCCTATTGCGACTTCAACTCGCACGTCCGTGACAGTGTGGATGTCGCCGGGTGGCAGGCGGCGCTGATTGCCGACATGCGCGCCGAGGCCGAGGTGGCTGGCGGGGAAGCGCTGACTTCGATCTTCTTCGGGGGCGGCACGCCATCGCTGATGCCGCCTGCGCTGGTCGCCGCGCTGCTGGCCGAAGCGGAGCGATTGTGGGGGTTCGATCCGAACATAGAGATCACGCTGGAGGCCAACCCTTCCTCTGTCGAAGCCGCGAATTTCGCCGCGCTGGCGGCCGCAGGGATCAACCGTGTGTCGCTGGGCGTGCAGTCGTTGGATGATGCGGAACTGCGCTTTCTCGGGCGGCTGCACGGAGCGGATGAGGCGCTGGCCGCGCTCGACACCGCGCAGGCGCATTTCCGGCGGGTCAGCTTTGACCTCATTTACGCCCTGCCCGGCCATACGCCCGAATTGTGGCACGATCGCCTGACCCGCGCACTCGGGTTCGGGACCGGGCATCTTTCACTCTACCAGCTGACCATCGAACCGGGCACGCGCTTTGCCAGCGATGTGCGGCGCGGACGGCTCGTCCCGCTCGATGATGACGAGGCTGCCCAACTTTTCGACATCACTCAGGAATTATCCCTAGCTGCCGGTCTGCCTGCCTACGAAACGAGCAATCATGCCCGCGCGGGCGAGGAAAGCCGCCACAACCTCGTCTATTGGCGATATCAGGATTATGCCGGGATCGGCCCCGGCGCGCATGGACGCAGAGGCGGTATCGCCACGGTGCGGCACAAGAAGCCGGAGAACTTCCTCTCGGCAGTCGATCGGCAAGGCAACGGTATCGCCGAAGCGCGCACGCTGACGGTGTCCGATCAGGCGGCCGAGGCGCTGTTGATGGGGCTGCGCCTTACCGAAGGGCTGGATCTGGCCGCGCTATCGGCCCGTTTCGCGCTTCCCCGTGCGGGGCTGATCGAGGAAGCCGCTCTCGCCCGCCTCGTGAGCCTTGGCCTGATGTGGCAGGACGGCACGCGCATCGGGGTGGCACCGGCGGGGCGCGGTGTGCTTGACGCGCTGCTCGGCGAGGTGGTGGCCGATACGCTGGTTGCGGCATGA
- a CDS encoding CAP domain-containing protein: MSTIIRLAALALLMTAAPALPQASRYPSPEQRDWLAAHNLARDDVGVAPLVWSDRLARDAQGWADHLAARNLYDHASLDQRKGQGENLWRGPRDQWSPWETVGFFVEEKRHFRPGNFPDVSRTGRWADVGHYTQVIWPQTREVGCAISRTRDDEVLVCRYWPAGNIWGQRIDPGEHIARR, encoded by the coding sequence GTGTCCACCATCATCCGGCTCGCCGCGCTGGCGCTGCTTATGACAGCCGCGCCCGCGCTGCCGCAAGCGTCTCGCTATCCTTCACCCGAGCAGCGCGACTGGCTGGCCGCGCATAACCTTGCCCGCGATGATGTGGGCGTCGCGCCGCTGGTGTGGAGCGACCGGCTGGCGCGCGACGCGCAGGGATGGGCCGATCATCTTGCCGCGCGCAATCTCTATGACCATGCCTCACTAGACCAGCGCAAGGGGCAGGGTGAAAATCTGTGGCGCGGTCCGCGCGATCAGTGGTCGCCGTGGGAAACCGTGGGCTTCTTCGTCGAGGAGAAGCGCCATTTTCGCCCCGGCAACTTCCCCGACGTGTCGCGCACCGGGCGATGGGCCGATGTGGGACACTACACCCAGGTGATCTGGCCGCAGACCCGCGAGGTCGGCTGCGCCATCTCCCGCACGCGCGATGATGAAGTGCTGGTGTGCCGGTACTGGCCTGCGGGAAATATCTGGGGCCAGCGCATCGACCCCGGCGAACACATCGCCCGCCGCTGA
- the rdgB gene encoding RdgB/HAM1 family non-canonical purine NTP pyrophosphatase: MTRRLGSGSLVIATHNAGKLKEISALLDPYGVKCLSAGSLGLPEPDETGTTFAQNALLKARAAAEASGLAALADDSGLTVAALGGRPGVYTADWAVRQWFEGAPGRDWYMAMGKVEGLLAEQGPETDRSAAFHCVLALAWPDGEYAIYEGRCEGALTWPPRGTLGFGYDPVFVPTGRSQTFAEITPEEKHAISHRADAFAKLVAEQFG; the protein is encoded by the coding sequence ATGACACGCCGGCTCGGCTCCGGTTCTCTGGTGATTGCCACGCATAATGCGGGCAAGCTGAAGGAGATTTCGGCGCTGCTCGATCCCTATGGGGTCAAGTGCCTCTCTGCCGGATCGCTGGGCCTGCCTGAACCGGACGAGACCGGCACGACTTTCGCCCAGAACGCGCTGCTTAAAGCGCGGGCTGCGGCGGAGGCTTCGGGGCTGGCGGCGCTGGCGGATGACAGCGGCCTCACCGTCGCCGCGCTCGGCGGGCGACCGGGTGTCTACACCGCCGACTGGGCGGTGCGGCAATGGTTCGAGGGCGCACCGGGGCGTGACTGGTACATGGCGATGGGCAAGGTTGAAGGGCTGCTCGCCGAGCAAGGCCCCGAGACTGACCGTTCCGCCGCGTTCCATTGCGTGCTGGCGCTGGCGTGGCCGGATGGCGAATATGCGATCTATGAGGGCCGCTGCGAAGGGGCGCTCACCTGGCCGCCGCGCGGTACACTGGGCTTCGGTTATGATCCGGTGTTCGTGCCCACGGGCCGCAGCCAGACCTTTGCCGAAATCACGCCCGAAGAAAAGCACGCCATCAGCCACCGCGCCGATGCCTTTGCGAAGCTAGTTGCCGAACAGTTCGGCTGA
- the rph gene encoding ribonuclease PH, which produces MRPSGRAPDEMRAITIQTGFTRHAEGSVLIGFGDTKVLCTASVEKGVPPWLRGKGEGWVTGEYSMLPRATHTRGQREAAKGKQSGRTQEIQRLIGRSLRAVVDLQKLGERQITLDCDVIQADGGTRTAAISGAWIALRLAINGLMASGDIKHDPITAQVAGISCGIFKGNPVLDLDYDEDSNAEADGNFVLLSGGKIAEVQATAEGATYDEEALLRLLRLARIGCDRIFAAQLDAVK; this is translated from the coding sequence ATGCGCCCTTCAGGACGCGCGCCCGATGAAATGCGCGCCATCACGATTCAGACCGGCTTTACCCGTCACGCGGAGGGATCGGTGCTGATCGGCTTCGGCGACACCAAGGTGCTGTGCACCGCCAGCGTCGAAAAGGGCGTCCCGCCATGGCTGCGCGGCAAGGGCGAAGGCTGGGTGACGGGCGAATATTCGATGCTCCCGCGCGCCACGCACACCCGGGGGCAGCGTGAAGCGGCCAAGGGCAAGCAATCTGGCCGTACGCAGGAAATCCAGCGGCTTATCGGGCGTTCTTTGCGCGCGGTGGTAGATTTGCAGAAGTTGGGCGAGCGTCAGATCACGCTCGACTGTGATGTGATCCAGGCCGATGGCGGCACGCGCACGGCGGCGATTTCCGGTGCGTGGATCGCACTGCGGCTCGCCATCAATGGACTGATGGCCTCGGGCGATATCAAGCACGATCCGATCACTGCGCAGGTCGCGGGCATTTCCTGCGGCATCTTCAAGGGCAACCCGGTGCTCGACCTCGATTACGACGAGGATTCGAACGCCGAGGCCGATGGCAATTTCGTGCTGCTGTCAGGCGGCAAGATCGCCGAAGTGCAGGCGACCGCCGAAGGTGCGACCTATGACGAGGAAGCGCTGCTGCGCCTCCTGCGCCTTGCCCGCATCGGCTGCGACCGGATCTTCGCCGCGCAATTGGACGCGGTGAAATGA
- the hrcA gene encoding heat-inducible transcriptional repressor HrcA, protein MTSLPVTELTQRARDIFQRVVEGYIDSGQPVGSKTLAADGTLNLSPASIRSVLADLETAGLLAAPHTSAGRMPTDAGLRIFVDGMMRVSEPTAQEQATIEARLAEAGPVEAALKQASAILSDLSGAAGMVLVAPREQRLAQFSMVDLGQGRALAVLVGEDGGVENRVLNIGGAISPGSLDRASNYITARLAGRTLAEAAQAMRTEITAGKSQLDDASRDLVERGLAVWSEDAAARPVLIVRGAANLLDESAVGDIERVRSLLEDLENKQSVAELLDSAREAEATRIFIGSENRLFALSGSSVIASPYRDREGRVVGVLGVIGPTRLNYARVVPMVDLTARSLGKLIA, encoded by the coding sequence ATGACCTCGCTTCCCGTTACCGAACTGACCCAGCGCGCGCGCGACATTTTTCAGCGCGTGGTCGAGGGATATATCGACAGCGGGCAGCCGGTGGGTTCCAAGACGCTGGCGGCGGATGGCACGCTGAACCTCTCTCCTGCCTCGATCCGTTCTGTGCTTGCCGATCTGGAGACCGCAGGCCTGCTCGCCGCGCCGCATACCAGCGCGGGGCGGATGCCGACTGACGCGGGACTCAGGATATTCGTCGACGGTATGATGCGCGTCTCCGAGCCCACTGCCCAGGAGCAGGCGACGATCGAGGCGCGACTGGCCGAGGCGGGGCCGGTGGAAGCTGCGCTCAAGCAGGCATCGGCGATCCTGTCCGACCTGTCGGGCGCGGCGGGGATGGTGCTGGTTGCCCCGCGCGAACAGCGGCTTGCACAGTTCAGCATGGTCGATCTGGGGCAGGGTCGCGCGCTGGCCGTGCTGGTGGGGGAGGACGGCGGGGTCGAGAACCGCGTGCTCAATATCGGCGGCGCGATCAGCCCCGGATCGCTCGACCGGGCGAGCAATTACATAACCGCACGCCTCGCGGGCCGGACGCTGGCCGAAGCGGCGCAAGCCATGCGGACCGAGATAACCGCCGGCAAATCGCAGCTCGACGATGCCTCGCGCGATCTGGTCGAGCGCGGGCTTGCCGTGTGGAGCGAAGATGCCGCCGCCCGCCCCGTGCTGATCGTGCGCGGCGCGGCCAACCTCCTCGATGAAAGCGCCGTTGGCGATATCGAGCGGGTGCGCAGCCTGCTCGAAGATCTCGAGAACAAGCAGTCGGTTGCCGAACTGCTCGATTCGGCGCGCGAGGCCGAGGCGACCCGTATTTTCATCGGCTCCGAGAACCGCCTGTTCGCGCTTTCGGGTTCCAGCGTCATCGCCTCGCCCTACCGCGATCGCGAGGGGCGGGTGGTCGGCGTGCTGGGCGTGATCGGCCCCACGCGGTTGAATTACGCGCGCGTTGTCCCCATGGTAGATTTAACCGCCCGTTCGCTGGGCAAGCTCATCGCTTGA
- a CDS encoding nucleotide exchange factor GrpE — MTENGKPLDQAVEDELKGVPEHLREGGDEADQMAEALESLRRDLENAKQEVLYAQAETQNVRRRLEREKDEARAYAATGFARDILSVADNLSRAVQAIPESLRADDTMKGLVIGLEATQRELEKVFASHGITRIAAVGLPLDPNQHQAMLEVPTTDHEPGTVVSEMQAGWMIKDRLLRAAMVAVAKAPD; from the coding sequence ATGACCGAGAATGGAAAGCCGCTGGATCAGGCGGTTGAAGACGAATTGAAGGGTGTGCCCGAGCATCTTCGCGAAGGCGGGGACGAAGCCGACCAGATGGCCGAAGCGCTCGAATCGCTGCGCCGCGATCTTGAGAACGCCAAGCAGGAAGTGCTTTATGCGCAGGCCGAGACCCAGAACGTGCGTCGCCGCCTCGAGCGCGAGAAGGACGAAGCGCGCGCCTATGCCGCGACCGGCTTTGCCCGCGATATCCTGAGTGTCGCCGACAACCTGTCACGCGCGGTGCAGGCGATTCCGGAAAGCCTGCGCGCCGATGATACGATGAAGGGTCTGGTGATCGGTCTGGAAGCCACCCAGCGCGAGCTGGAAAAAGTCTTCGCCAGCCACGGCATCACCCGGATCGCCGCCGTCGGCCTGCCGCTCGATCCGAACCAGCATCAGGCGATGCTCGAAGTGCCGACCACGGACCATGAGCCGGGCACGGTCGTCTCGGAAATGCAGGCCGGTTGGATGATCAAGGACCGCCTGCTGCGCGCCGCGATGGTGGCGGTGGCAAAGGCGCCGGATTGA
- a CDS encoding cobaltochelatase CobT-related protein — protein MCRGGELRGLLAAEGRVLGAGRAVGSPDPEERQRQFNEAHARAKAEGVGLPDCHGAAICILLDQSGSMAPTMARVAGELLAVLECLEEAGADVMLAGFTTVGWKGGQSRAAWEGEGSPPYPGRLCDLLHVIYSDFGEASTPALFAPLLEPAIFFENVDGEAIQWAEQQLLAHLSERRCLIVVSDGAPVDDSTLAVNGPNFLWRHLVDNVSALRRGKAISLGGVGIDHDVASVYPAARLVTCEGGLATAIGEIATELLGEHAPPSD, from the coding sequence GTGTGCCGCGGCGGGGAGCTGCGGGGCCTACTGGCTGCGGAAGGCCGCGTTCTCGGCGCAGGGCGAGCGGTCGGCTCGCCCGACCCCGAGGAGCGGCAGCGCCAGTTCAATGAAGCCCATGCGCGCGCGAAAGCCGAGGGGGTCGGCCTGCCCGATTGCCACGGCGCTGCCATATGCATCCTGCTCGACCAGTCTGGCTCGATGGCACCGACAATGGCGCGCGTTGCAGGAGAATTGCTGGCTGTACTGGAATGCCTTGAGGAGGCTGGCGCGGATGTAATGCTGGCGGGCTTTACCACGGTCGGATGGAAAGGCGGGCAATCGCGTGCGGCCTGGGAAGGCGAGGGAAGCCCGCCCTATCCCGGGCGGCTGTGCGATCTGCTCCACGTGATCTATTCGGACTTCGGGGAGGCCAGCACTCCTGCGCTCTTTGCCCCGCTGCTCGAGCCTGCAATCTTTTTCGAGAATGTCGATGGCGAGGCTATTCAATGGGCCGAACAGCAATTGCTGGCTCACCTTTCCGAGCGGCGCTGCCTGATCGTGGTCAGTGACGGCGCGCCAGTCGACGACAGCACGCTTGCCGTAAACGGGCCGAATTTCCTTTGGCGACACCTTGTCGATAACGTCAGCGCCCTACGTCGGGGCAAGGCGATCTCTCTTGGCGGAGTGGGAATCGATCATGATGTGGCAAGCGTCTATCCGGCTGCACGGCTGGTGACCTGCGAAGGCGGACTTGCCACGGCCATTGGAGAGATTGCCACGGAGTTGCTTGGCGAACATGCCCCGCCTTCCGACTGA
- a CDS encoding vgr related protein — protein MTGSGGAEVVPAPAPACPVGGARSLTTGEVALARSMFGAAIDYAKVTIQRRKFFPLQPRTVTMAPMGHLHFHPHAEHYCDDFAGADLDAQAHFIHEMVHVWQAQRLGRWHLVFRRHPWCRYDYALKPGWSLERYGIEQQAEIVRHAFLLREGVEVAGAPSFATYTAILPFQPA, from the coding sequence CTGACCGGTTCAGGCGGAGCGGAGGTCGTTCCGGCCCCCGCCCCTGCCTGCCCGGTCGGCGGCGCACGTTCGCTCACCACCGGAGAGGTCGCCCTCGCCCGCTCGATGTTCGGTGCGGCAATCGATTATGCGAAGGTGACGATCCAGCGCCGCAAGTTTTTCCCCCTGCAACCGCGCACCGTAACCATGGCCCCGATGGGCCACCTGCATTTCCACCCGCACGCCGAGCATTACTGCGACGACTTCGCCGGAGCCGACCTCGACGCGCAGGCGCATTTCATCCACGAGATGGTGCATGTGTGGCAGGCACAGCGGCTTGGTCGCTGGCACCTCGTGTTCCGCCGCCACCCGTGGTGCCGTTATGATTATGCGCTGAAACCGGGCTGGTCGCTGGAGCGATACGGGATTGAGCAGCAGGCCGAGATTGTGCGGCACGCGTTCCTGCTGCGCGAAGGGGTGGAGGTTGCCGGAGCGCCAAGCTTTGCAACCTACACCGCCATTCTGCCGTTCCAGCCTGCCTAG
- a CDS encoding copper chaperone PCu(A)C, protein MNSIRNAALAVFAVALLPGIAACSQQGDAPGEETASPAATAGLTVSNARLVLPPVAGNPAAVYFDLSYSGAPGVTLDDVEVEGAGMTMIHDYAESAGKMQMTMAGPIQLVEGTPVSFAPGGLHVMAMEPTDALKAGGTAKVTLTLSNGTTATVDAPVRAAGDER, encoded by the coding sequence GTGAATTCGATCCGCAACGCCGCGCTGGCGGTATTCGCTGTCGCTTTGCTGCCCGGCATTGCTGCCTGTTCGCAGCAGGGTGACGCGCCCGGCGAGGAGACTGCAAGCCCTGCGGCGACGGCCGGACTGACCGTTAGCAATGCTCGCCTGGTGCTTCCGCCTGTCGCGGGGAACCCGGCGGCGGTCTATTTCGATCTGTCCTACAGCGGAGCGCCGGGCGTAACCCTCGATGACGTTGAAGTCGAAGGTGCGGGCATGACCATGATTCACGACTATGCCGAAAGCGCGGGCAAGATGCAGATGACGATGGCGGGTCCGATCCAGCTGGTAGAGGGCACGCCGGTGAGTTTTGCGCCGGGCGGGCTGCACGTGATGGCGATGGAGCCGACTGACGCGCTGAAGGCGGGTGGCACGGCCAAGGTGACGCTGACCCTATCCAACGGAACCACCGCCACCGTTGACGCGCCGGTACGGGCAGCCGGGGACGAACGCTGA
- the dnaK gene encoding molecular chaperone DnaK has product MGKVIGIDLGTTNSCVAVMDGGKPKVIENSEGARTTPSIVAFTKDGQRLIGQPAKRQAVTNPDNTLFAIKRLIGRRFEDPLTKKDMGLVPYTITKGKNGDAWVKAGDEEYSPSQVSAFILQKMKETAESYLGETVTQAVITVPAYFNDAQRQATKDAGQIAGLEVLRIINEPTAAALAYGMDKEDGKTIAVYDLGGGTFDVSILEIGDGVFEVKSTNGDTFLGGEDFDNAIVEFLADAFKKKEGMDLKTDKLALQRLKEAAEKAKIELSSAASTEINLPFITARMEGGTTTPLHLVETITRADLEKMVDGLIQRTLDPCKKALADAGVSKDQIDEVILVGGMTRMPRVREVVEQFFGAKPHTGVNPDEVVAMGAAIQAGVLQGDVKDVLLLDVTPLSLGIETLGGVFTRMIDRNTTIPTKKTQTYSTAEDNQNAVTIKVYQGEREMAADNKLLGNFDLIGIPPAPRGVPQIEVTFDIDANGIVSVAAKDKGTGKEQTIKIQASGGLTDSDIDQMVKDAEKFAEEDKKRRAAAEARNQADSLVHATEKQLEEHGAKIDAALKTEVEEAIAAVKTALEGGDADDINAKAQALTQSAMKMGQQIYEQQQAAGPDAEADAAAETAADEEVVDAEFSEVDEDKKG; this is encoded by the coding sequence ATGGGTAAAGTAATCGGTATCGACCTCGGCACGACCAACTCCTGCGTTGCTGTCATGGACGGCGGCAAGCCCAAGGTTATCGAAAATTCGGAAGGCGCGCGCACCACGCCGTCGATCGTCGCCTTCACCAAGGATGGCCAGCGCCTGATCGGCCAGCCTGCCAAGCGTCAGGCGGTCACCAACCCCGACAACACGCTCTTCGCGATCAAGCGCCTGATCGGCCGCCGCTTCGAAGATCCCCTGACCAAGAAGGATATGGGCCTCGTCCCCTATACCATCACCAAGGGCAAGAACGGCGATGCCTGGGTCAAGGCCGGTGACGAAGAATACAGCCCGTCGCAGGTGTCGGCCTTCATCCTCCAGAAGATGAAGGAAACCGCCGAGAGCTATCTTGGCGAGACCGTGACGCAGGCCGTTATCACCGTGCCCGCCTACTTCAACGACGCCCAGCGTCAGGCCACCAAGGACGCCGGCCAGATCGCCGGCCTTGAAGTGCTGCGCATCATCAACGAGCCGACTGCGGCCGCGCTCGCCTACGGGATGGACAAGGAAGACGGCAAGACCATCGCCGTCTATGACCTTGGCGGCGGCACCTTCGACGTGTCGATCCTCGAAATCGGCGACGGCGTGTTCGAAGTGAAGTCGACCAACGGCGACACCTTCCTCGGCGGTGAAGACTTCGACAACGCGATTGTCGAGTTCCTGGCCGATGCCTTCAAGAAGAAGGAGGGCATGGACCTCAAGACCGACAAGCTCGCGCTTCAGCGTCTGAAGGAAGCGGCCGAAAAGGCGAAGATCGAATTGTCGAGCGCCGCTTCGACCGAGATCAACCTGCCCTTCATCACCGCGCGCATGGAAGGCGGCACCACCACCCCGCTGCACCTCGTGGAAACGATCACCCGGGCCGATCTTGAAAAGATGGTCGATGGCCTGATCCAGCGCACGCTCGATCCCTGCAAGAAGGCGCTGGCGGATGCCGGTGTTTCGAAGGACCAGATCGACGAAGTGATCCTTGTCGGCGGCATGACCCGCATGCCCCGCGTCCGCGAGGTCGTGGAGCAGTTCTTCGGTGCCAAGCCGCACACCGGCGTGAACCCCGATGAAGTCGTCGCCATGGGCGCTGCCATTCAGGCAGGCGTGCTTCAGGGCGACGTCAAGGACGTGCTGCTGCTCGACGTGACCCCGCTGTCGCTCGGCATCGAAACGCTGGGCGGCGTGTTCACCCGCATGATCGATCGCAATACCACCATCCCGACGAAGAAGACCCAGACCTACTCGACCGCCGAAGACAACCAGAACGCGGTGACGATCAAGGTCTATCAGGGCGAGCGCGAGATGGCGGCCGACAACAAGCTGCTCGGCAATTTCGACCTGATCGGCATTCCGCCCGCTCCGCGCGGTGTGCCGCAGATCGAAGTGACCTTCGATATCGACGCCAACGGCATCGTCTCGGTGGCGGCGAAGGACAAGGGCACCGGCAAGGAACAGACCATCAAGATTCAGGCGTCGGGCGGTCTCACCGATTCCGATATCGACCAGATGGTCAAGGATGCCGAGAAGTTCGCCGAAGAAGACAAGAAGCGCCGGGCTGCCGCAGAAGCGCGCAATCAGGCCGACAGCCTTGTCCATGCGACCGAAAAGCAGCTTGAAGAGCACGGTGCCAAGATCGACGCTGCGCTCAAGACCGAGGTCGAGGAAGCCATCGCGGCGGTGAAGACCGCGCTCGAAGGCGGCGATGCCGATGACATCAACGCCAAGGCGCAGGCGCTGACCCAGTCGGCAATGAAGATGGGCCAGCAGATCTACGAACAGCAGCAGGCCGCAGGGCCCGATGCTGAAGCGGACGCTGCGGCTGAGACGGCTGCCGACGAGGAAGTCGTCGACGCCGAATTCTCTGAGGTCGATGAAGACAAGAAGGGCTAA
- the dnaJ gene encoding molecular chaperone DnaJ: protein MSSAQSDYYATLEVSRDCDGATLKSAYRKLAMKFHPDRNPGDAGAEAKFKAISEAYDCLKDPQKRAAYDRYGHEAFTQGMNGGGGGGPFGGRGGDGFADIGDIFETIFGSAFGGGGGAQRQQNRRGADLRYDMQVTLEEAFHGKSTEIEIEVSQSCDTCDGTGATPGTSERQCNLCHGMGSVRAKQGLFVIERPCPTCNGRGKVIENPCRVCRGEGRVDKAQTLKVDIPAGVDTGTRIRLSGKGEAGQRGSPAGDLYIFLHVKPHPLFEREGTTLATRVPVSFTTAALGGVVEIPDLDGSTNRLEIPVGIQSGKQLRIRGAGMPVLQGRGRGDLVAEIVVETPTKLSRRQKELLEEFKATETGDECPESRGFFNKLKDAFGS, encoded by the coding sequence ATGTCCAGCGCCCAATCCGATTACTACGCAACGCTCGAAGTCTCCCGCGATTGCGACGGGGCGACGCTCAAGAGCGCCTATCGCAAACTCGCCATGAAGTTTCACCCGGACCGCAATCCGGGCGACGCCGGTGCCGAAGCCAAGTTCAAGGCGATCAGCGAGGCCTATGATTGCCTCAAGGACCCGCAAAAGCGCGCGGCCTATGACCGCTATGGCCACGAGGCCTTCACGCAGGGAATGAACGGCGGGGGAGGCGGCGGTCCGTTTGGCGGGCGCGGCGGTGACGGCTTTGCCGATATCGGCGACATTTTCGAAACGATCTTCGGCAGCGCCTTTGGCGGCGGTGGCGGCGCACAGCGCCAGCAGAACCGGCGCGGCGCGGACTTGCGGTACGACATGCAGGTCACGCTCGAAGAGGCTTTCCACGGCAAATCGACCGAGATCGAGATCGAAGTCTCGCAATCCTGCGACACCTGCGATGGCACCGGCGCCACGCCGGGCACCAGCGAACGCCAGTGCAACCTGTGCCACGGCATGGGTTCAGTGCGTGCCAAGCAGGGCCTGTTCGTGATCGAGCGCCCGTGCCCGACCTGTAATGGACGCGGCAAGGTGATCGAGAACCCGTGCCGCGTGTGCCGCGGCGAAGGACGGGTCGACAAGGCCCAGACCCTCAAGGTCGATATTCCAGCAGGTGTCGATACCGGCACCCGCATCCGCCTGTCCGGCAAGGGCGAGGCAGGCCAGCGCGGCTCGCCAGCGGGCGATCTGTACATCTTCCTCCACGTCAAACCCCACCCGCTGTTCGAGCGCGAAGGCACGACGCTGGCCACCCGCGTTCCGGTGAGCTTCACCACCGCGGCGCTGGGCGGTGTGGTCGAGATCCCCGATCTGGATGGCTCGACCAATCGGCTCGAAATTCCTGTCGGGATCCAGTCGGGCAAGCAGCTGCGCATTCGCGGGGCCGGCATGCCGGTGCTGCAAGGGCGCGGGCGCGGTGATCTGGTGGCCGAGATCGTGGTCGAAACGCCGACCAAGCTTTCCCGCCGCCAGAAGGAGCTGCTCGAAGAGTTCAAAGCGACCGAGACGGGCGATGAATGCCCTGAAAGCCGCGGCTTCTTCAACAAGCTCAAGGACGCGTTCGGCAGCTGA
- a CDS encoding DUF6445 family protein, which yields MLPSLLIIDDFLSDPYAARRAALSLEYDPAKQHGNFPGLNSSAPLDSAPIDAAVSRLLGVKLGPAPGTQHGHCRLTRKGAKGKSGVHIDPAAYSGILYLSRPEDCAKPDAGGTDFFRHKRTGMEAVPQDPVKIAASGYDDINALVEDVVNRDTTNPAKWERTMRVPARFNRLLLFSPWQFHNAAPGFGTAAEDARLVMLLFFGAAA from the coding sequence GTGTTACCCTCGCTCCTCATCATCGACGATTTCCTGAGTGATCCCTATGCGGCGCGGCGCGCGGCGCTGTCTCTCGAATATGATCCGGCAAAGCAGCACGGGAATTTCCCGGGCCTCAATTCCTCCGCGCCGCTCGATTCCGCGCCGATCGATGCGGCAGTCTCGCGGCTGCTCGGCGTGAAACTTGGCCCGGCACCCGGCACCCAGCACGGGCATTGCCGTCTCACCCGCAAGGGCGCGAAGGGCAAAAGCGGGGTGCATATCGATCCCGCCGCCTACTCGGGCATCCTTTACCTCTCACGTCCGGAGGATTGTGCAAAGCCTGACGCGGGCGGCACCGATTTCTTCCGCCACAAGCGGACCGGAATGGAAGCCGTCCCGCAGGACCCGGTGAAGATCGCCGCCTCGGGATATGATGATATCAACGCGCTGGTCGAGGATGTGGTCAACCGCGACACCACGAACCCCGCCAAGTGGGAGCGCACCATGCGCGTGCCTGCGCGCTTCAACCGGCTGCTGCTGTTCTCGCCCTGGCAATTTCACAACGCCGCGCCCGGCTTCGGCACGGCGGCGGAGGATGCGCGGCTGGTGATGCTGCTGTTCTTCGGGGCGGCTGCCTGA